In Helicoverpa armigera isolate CAAS_96S chromosome 22, ASM3070526v1, whole genome shotgun sequence, the genomic stretch TATTCAAACCAGCTGAAGTAGCGAACCCCTTGAAGCAGATATCACACTTGTGGGGCCTGTCTTTTGAATGTGTATGAGCAAAGTGCACTAATAAGGAATGTTTAGTTGAAAAACTTCTATCACAGCCCTTTTGTGTGCACAAGAAGGGCCTGGGCTTGTTTTGCCCAGTATGAACCAAGCTGTGAGCTCTCAAATATGATGCTCTAGTGTATGTCTTTGGACAGCTAGGACATGCAAATTTCTCGCCATTGTGAATCTTAACATGCTTGATCAATGTTGATTTAGCTGTGAACCTTTTCCCACAAGTCACACATATAAACAGCATGCGGTTGCTAGAGTGAGCCACACGAAAATGCTCCTTTAATGACTGCTTTGACTTATAAGTCTTATGGCAAAAACCACATTTGAACTGTGCAATCTCTCTATGtgattttaaatgctgatttaATCTATTAGAAGTATGGAAACTTTTTCCACATTTAGCACACAGGTACTTTCTGGTGTCAGTATGTTTAGCCATATGATACTGGAGACCATACAGCCTAGTAAATGTCTGGGAACATACAGTGCAGGCATAACGCTTCTCTCCTTCTATTCGAGGTGGTTGCTCAGTAGAAGTAATTTCACTAACAGGTGGAAGGGGGGTCAATTTGTTATCAGTCAAAGTGGTATCAAAATCTAATGTTGGATGGCTACTAAACAGTGGGACATCATACTCGTGATCTTGATAAACAACATTGATGTCGATAGAATCTATATCAGTCCTCTGTAAATTAGTGGGAGATTGTATCATTAGTATCTGTGATAACGTACTATTAGCCTTCAAACAGTTCAACTTGAAATTATAAGCGACTAAAGCTGTAGAAACACACGAAGAACATATTCCTTGAGGCCAGTTTTCTTCGTCGTCGTTCTCCAAACAATTGAGAAAAACCAAAATATCAATTAGTTTAACCTTAATCATCTCGTGTTCAATCAAATCTTGAATGTTTTTGAACATCGTCGTATCGGACTCTAAAAGACAAGTACGACATATGTTTTTTGTCAAAGGAAGAATTAACCCCGAAAACTCCATTTTTAATTAGGAAGTTCCGTGTACATTtataggattttttatttttatcaggaAACATCACATCACCTGCCTCTTGCGTAGATTTTATTTGACAATTGCttgacatacacacacacacacgcacacacacaaaacTAGAGAGGCCAGTGACACTGAGGGCGCGAGTTGACTAGAAACTGCAGAGgctccttaaaaataagttactgAATTCACGccgtaaaaaataattgttgccGTATATAGTCAACACAATACATTTTCTATAAATACAGTAATCGCAACTAGTAAAAATGTTTTCGCAAGTTGGAACATAACCAAAGACAGctctggtatttttttatttgtttttatattatctgTTTCTGTCTGGTCTATGTCTTTTTGACGTGTGTGGTGCGTCGTGGGCAGACTGGAGTTTCtccagttttataaatattacaagatAGTTTCATGATTTGGACACTATTATTAGTTGTTAACAAGGAAATTGTTTATAGGACCTTTTACAGACGGTGAGTGGAATCCGTTATTGTGGATATTTTGCAAGGAGAAAGTCCTAACCTCTACCGCCCGGACAACACCTTTGATGTTCCATATTTTACGATATTTAATGGAATTTGATACCATAAGTGCACATCTTTTATGTGGATAAATTGTGAAGATAAAAGTTTTCGTTTTGTTTGTAGCTGATTATATAGAACAACGCAATCATGAGTCGTTTCTTTGCGACTGGAACGGACTCGGAGTCCGAGAGCTCGAGTGAGGACGAGCCAGTAGTACGCGCCCCCGCACCCGTCTACACGGTGAGTATCACTAAATATAAACATCAAACATAAGTATGTAATAAGATTTTCCTTCAATACCTGTTACACACATCCTTGACTTTAAAGTGCCTCATTGCATTCACTTTTTTCTAATGTGgtcttaaaactttatttacctatatatttatttgtatttaatgaattaaaGTAAGCACTGCAATTGTCAACAATGAAAACTTCATTATCAAATCAGAACCTGGATTCATTTACTGTACTTTTCCTACATTATACAatctaaaaaagtaaatatttcataCTTAAGTAAAGTAAGTAAGAGTTTCAGTTCAAAAATTGCATATTTCCCCTGAATATAATGAACATAGTTTTGGTAATAATGTTACTGAGTAATGGTAATGTTTCcatcacaattttattgtttgcatCATTTTCACTGACAAGCTTTTATAACTTGATTCATCTTATTACTTATCAATGGAACTGTTTCATAAGTTTGCATCAGTAAActattagtttttaattaaagtacatTAATTGACTAAAATTGAAATTCCATACCATACAGTAAAGTTAACTGTTTTTTCATGTCTCTTAAAGAATTTGAACATTCAAATGAAATTAAGTTTAACTTAttccaaaaaatacatattgtctcttatcttttatttcatttctgtTTTCAAATACtacataatttcaataatataagAGACCACCATTATGTTTGCCTACAGTTCAGTGATGATGAGGAGGAAACCAAGCGCGTTGTGCGCTCCATGAAGGAGAAGAGGTATGAGGAATTGGAAGGCATCATCCATTCCCTGCGTAACCACCGCAAGATCAAAGACTTCTCCTCAGCCCTAGCTTCCTTTGAAGAGCTCCAAAGAGCTTACACAAGGGCTGCACCCGTTGTAATGAAAGAGGAAAATGGAGTTGCTCCGAGATTCTTCATTAGGGCACTGGCAGAATTGGATGACTGGGTGGTGGGTGCGTGGAATGACCGTGACAGCCGAAAGGCCTTGTCAAAGGGCAACAGCAAGGCACTCACATCACTCCGGCAGAAGTTGAGGAAGTATGCTAAAGACTTTGACGCTGAAATGTCCAAGTTCCGTGAGGATCCTGACCTGcctgacgatgatgatgaacgtAAAGGTATTGTATAAACATATCCCATTGGAATAaacgtaaataattatttttgagggctgttgaaatatttttttattgtttattatttagatacatCTTCCTCGGATGAGTCTGACGATGAGGAGAAGGTGAAAGAGAAGCCGCGAGTGCGACGCTCCCCTGAGCCGCCACGCCGCCCTCCTCCACAAGATGACGAGTCTTCCGACTCCATGGACTGGGGATCCAACTCCTCAGACTCCAGCTCTAGCTCGGATGACGAAAACCGCGGAGCTACCACCTTCCGTGAGAGGTTCTTGAAGAGAAACACCGAGAGAGATGAAGACGAAGAAAGAGATAGGCGCAAGGCTAAGCGACGTGAGGATAGGCGTGACGCCAGAATCGGCAAGGTCAAGAAGGACCAAGCTGATGATGGTGGCGAGTGGGAAACCGTCAGGAAGGGAGCTGCTACTTCAGACAAGCCCAAGATGTTCGCTAAGGTTAGATAGTTTATATTTCATCAGTATTAAAGTTGTAACACCAATAAAATACCATTTCTTTACTAATTGATCTATACTTTTTATAGGACAGCGACATTGACGCAGCTCTGGTAGTAAAGAAACTGGGTGAAATCAGCGCAGCTCGTGGTCGCAAGCGCACGGATCGTCGTGCTCAATTGGAACTCCTGCACGAACTCCGTACTGTCGCTGCGGCGCATAATCTAGGAGACGCTCTCCAACTCAAGCTGCGTGCCGCCACTGTTGCCGCTCTCTTCGACTACAATCCCAAAGTTTCTGACGCCATGAAGCCTGAATACTGGTCGAAACTAGTCGAAAATGTTGACCACATGGTCACTTTGCTGTTGGCTCATGAAGACATGCAACTGAGCGAAAATATTACCGAGGAAAATGAACAGTTGGTTACGCCTCCATTCATGGTCCGCGGTTGTCTGTTGACGGCTTTGGAGCGACTTGACGATGAGTTCACCAAGCTGCTGAAGGAGTGCGATCCTCATTCTAATGAATATGTTGAGAGACTGAAGGACGAAGTGCGCGTCTCTGCTTTGATTGACCGCGTGTGCCAAGTGGTCGAGCGCGACGGCACTCCACAAGAAATTTGCCGTGCTTACTTACGTAAAATTGATCATCTTTACTACAAGTTCGATCCTCGCGCTGTGCGTAAGGATCTTCCTCCTGGTGAGGAAACAACCATCAAGAAGATGGAGAAATTCTGCAAATACATTTACGCACACGATGAATCCGACCGTCTCAGAACCCGCGCTATCCTCTCGCACATCTACCATCATGCTCTGCACGATAACTGGTTCCAAGCTCGTGACTTGCTACTTATGTCACATTTACAAGAAACAGTTCAACATTCTGACCCAAGTACTCAGATTCTGTACAATCGTACCATGGCCAACTTGGGTCTATGTGCTTTCCGCCGCGGAAATGTCAAGGAAGCTCATGGCTGCCTTGCTGAACTGATGATGACTGGCAAACCTAAGGAACTACTGGCTCAAGGTTTGCTGCCCCAACGTCAACACGAACGATCTAAAGAACAAGAAAAGATTGAGAAGCAGCGTCAAATGCCGTTCCACATGCACATCAACTTGGAGTTGCTTGAATGTGTTTATTTAGTGTCTGCTATGCTTATCGAGATTCCGTACATGGCTGCCCACGAGTTCGACGCTCGTCGTCGTATGATCAGTAAGACATTCTACCAGAACTTGCGCGCGAGTGAGCGTCAGGCGCTGGTGGGCCCGCCCGAGTCCATGCGAGAGCACGCGGTCGCGGCCGCCAGAGCCATGCGCCGCGGAGACTGGCGCGCTTGTCTCAACTTCATTGTCAATGAGAAGATGAACGCCAAGGTATATATTCATTTCTATGTTTATGTAATCATGCTCGAAACGATGCTGATGGAACTCAATTTTCATCAGATGACAGTCCAATAAAGCCTAACGTTAATTATTCCTTCACAGGTATGGGATCTAATGGTCGGCGCCGACAACGTTCGCGCCATGCTCGGCAGACTGATCAGGGAAGAATCGCTACGCACTTACTTATTCACTTACGCTCATGTGTACGCGTCGCTGTCGCTTCGCTCGCTCGCCGACATGTTCGAGCTACCGCGCCAGCGCGTGCACTCACTCGTCTCCAAGATGATCATAAACGAGGAGCTGCTGGCGTCACTTGATGACCCCAGCGAGTGCGCAATCCTACATCGTTCTGAGCCTACCAGAATGCAAGCTTTGGCTTTGCAGCTGGCTGATAAGGTAAGACATAAAAGaacattatcatattttacTGATGTTAATTACCAAGTGTTGCCAGCTGTACCAGGGCCAATCCGTAAGCGTGATTGATGATCATCACTTTTCTGTATGAGAAAAAGCATATAGAGTAGCAGTAAAACGCTAACGATGATGAAACTCATTGCAAAATTGATGTAATGTCATTTTTGTATCTTCGCAGGTCGGCAATCTAGTAGACTCAAACGAGCGCATATTCGAGAAGCAAGGCTCGTTCTTCCAGCGCGGCggtggcggcgggcgcggggagGGCCGGCAGCGCGAGCGGCCGCGCGAGGGCTGGAACCGGCGCACGCGCAACCGACGCCGCGACGACGAGCGTGGGGATGACTAACATTACCTCCGAGATATGAAGAAGACCAGTCGATTTGTTTTATAGTGGATGATCAAACAATAGCTAAACAGTATTCGTGTTACTAGATGATTTATGTGAAGCAAAGTGAAACATGACTTcataattcaaataaacaaaatctacTGGTCCTCATTATAATCTGTCACAATAATCCGATTGGAACTTCATTTGTATGCCGTTTTATAAGCTCATAGACAttgaaaaaacaatttatttggtATATTTTATAGGAGGTTGTAGTTATATAAAACTATGTAAGTGGAGTACAGTTATCTTTCATTTTTACGTTTGTATAATGGTGGTAACGTTGTAaccaatattatgtatttatttatgatagatactacatacatatataccatAATTGCAGCCATTTGTAAAACCTACACAAAATTATGCCTTCAGTCGCATTCGTTACAATGTTACTTAGTCCTCACAATCCAGTCGtcgttacaataaataaaatatatcaaaatgctattttatttcaatggtTTCCGTAAAGCTAAAATTTTGAAAGATTCTGTTCTGAAATTATCCATTTCAGAGAACAGAACCTTTCAAAATTCTAGATCTCCGACGAAGATGGTAGTAGTAGATATAAGTAGATACTCTCGGCATATACAAATGTGTGGTAGATGCACTATGCATTCACAGCTATgatgaaaacaataatttgatGATGAGGGTACCTACAATGcaacataggtatattttttttctcctcCGGTACATCAAATCATCATCGAATCCATCTATGATCCATCTAGCGTGGAAAGCACAATAGATTTAGCTATGTTCTGCTATAAATACCTAGAGGGCACCACTCACTATTTAGATTTAGTAAGCGacgttttgttttatcaaaatccttggACACGTTTATAGTTTTACTCATaaggcttattattatttactaaacaaCCTTTTATCGAAAAGcgcaaaaataaatcttacaagaatattaatgtaaatataatttatatttttttatcgtaacATTAACTGGATAGTTTTGATAGTTCAATGCACTAACATAACGTTGCAAAATTTTGTTGGTGTTCGTCGCATTTTGCAGATAATATTTCAGCATTTTGCGGACAAATCCTGCTATAATTTGTTTGTACCATATAATTATGGTGTTTGTGTGGaactgtatataaaataaagaagattttttgaaGAATCATTGTAACAAATCTTAGGTTGGGACTTTGACAGATTCTAATATAATGGCTGCAACGAGGAGACTACAGAAGGTGAGACATCATTTTTCTGTGACTTAACTTCTTCTTCGTCATCGCCTTTCTTGTATTTGCTCAGTAAATTCGATAAGTATTCATATTGTATGCCTAATGACGTCCTGCAATATTTCTTTAGCAGGTAGAAAACAAACCGAAAAGTGTAGCTAGATTAAGAAACACCGCAGCggcctattttattattgatacaTAGTGAAATCATCGACCTATTAATAAAAGTATACAAATAGTTTATTCGTGATTCCGGTATACTAGTACTACTAGGATTTTACTTTATCTAGTTTTGGTTATAAGCTCTATTGCTTTGAAAAAGAGCAAAGAGAGCAAATGGAAAATTTTAGGGATTTCCATGTTGCATGATTCCAACGGCTAAATGTATTATTGTCCTTATTTTCAGGAACTGAATGATATTAGGCAATCAGGCCTAAAGTCCTTTAGGGACATACAAGTGGATGAATCCAATATTCTTACATGGCAAGGATTAATTGTTCCTGTAAGTATACAAACTATCCTGTTGATTTTATGAGGGGGGAAAATGGGAATTAGAAAAATGATCTGTGGGTTATTTCTTGGGTTTTATTTCTAATGATTTACTGTAGGTACTCTTTGATATAGTAGGATAACAGTCATGTTTGTGTACAGCTCACAATGAGTCATAATTTTTTATCTAGAAATTTCTATTAAAAGTAATGAAATTTTAGATATCAGAATGTAATATgagatttatttacaacaatctTGTTTATAATCAAAGTGTCATAAAACACTAAATTACTTATATACAATctaataaaactgaaaagatTATGCATCAATGTACCAGGTGCTGTACTTTCCCATTAGTTTTTCTGTAGTTCCACTTTGTCTAAACTTTAGTCTCAAATGCATTATTTTTGGCCTTGAAAGACTGTTGAAGTGGTCCAATAAGATTTGTAACtttcttatttcaatattatgcCTATTGTAGCTGACTAAAGAAAAGCGGTCAACCAATACTAAATCAATATATTTCAACTTCCAGGACAATCCTCCTTACAACAAGGGTGCTTTCCGCATTGAGATTAACTTCCCCGCAGAGTATCCATTCAAGCCTCCTAAGATTAGTTTCAAAACAAAGATTTATCATCCTAATATTGATGAGAAAGGTCAAGTGTGCCTGCCAATTATTAGTGCTGAAAACTGGAAACCTGCCACCAAGACTGATCAAGGTATATAACATAAAAAGTTGATTCTTTAACTACATGTTTAGAGCGTCTTTGCTAACTACAATTTTTCTAATTCCAGTTATTCAAGCTCTAGTGGCCCTTGTCAACGACCCTGAGCCTGAACACCCATTGCGTGCAGAACTTGCTGAGGAGTTCCTTAAAGACAGGAAGAAGTTCACAAAAAATGCAGAGGAATTCACTAAAAAACACAGTGAAAAGCGGCCCACAGACTAAAGTAGCTAATTGAATCATTGTTGTTTAGCTTGGATTTGCAGCAGTGGAGCTAAACTGCCCTTTTTGTAGCAATTTCTGAGAGTAAGTTATTAAGGATGCATTTATTTTTCCAAGACAGTATTTATAAGATCTTCTGAAATAGTAGAAATGCACTGTCGTTTATAAATCCAGATCAGTTCCATTGCTGTAGGCTCCAACTAATTTTGCATTTGATTTTACACTGGTACTAGCTTTTGAATCACCTTGCTTGCAATGCAAACATAAGCACTTATAAAGAATTAGGTAAATAGAAATCGGAAAATGTAAAATGCTAAGTGCTTTAGAGATTTTGGTATTAAGttgggtaaatatttttttatttaattttacagtcAGCACTTTAAATCACA encodes the following:
- the LOC110370796 gene encoding gastrula zinc finger protein XlCGF57.1, whose protein sequence is MEFSGLILPLTKNICRTCLLESDTTMFKNIQDLIEHEMIKVKLIDILVFLNCLENDDEENWPQGICSSCVSTALVAYNFKLNCLKANSTLSQILMIQSPTNLQRTDIDSIDINVVYQDHEYDVPLFSSHPTLDFDTTLTDNKLTPLPPVSEITSTEQPPRIEGEKRYACTVCSQTFTRLYGLQYHMAKHTDTRKYLCAKCGKSFHTSNRLNQHLKSHREIAQFKCGFCHKTYKSKQSLKEHFRVAHSSNRMLFICVTCGKRFTAKSTLIKHVKIHNGEKFACPSCPKTYTRASYLRAHSLVHTGQNKPRPFLCTQKGCDRSFSTKHSLLVHFAHTHSKDRPHKCDICFKGFATSAGLNIHIESHGNKEVTCNICGNKLRNKRVLQKHMKTHDVDANDMIVETVDQAY
- the LOC110370795 gene encoding eukaryotic translation initiation factor 3 subunit C translates to MSRFFATGTDSESESSSEDEPVVRAPAPVYTFSDDEEETKRVVRSMKEKRYEELEGIIHSLRNHRKIKDFSSALASFEELQRAYTRAAPVVMKEENGVAPRFFIRALAELDDWVVGAWNDRDSRKALSKGNSKALTSLRQKLRKYAKDFDAEMSKFREDPDLPDDDDERKDTSSSDESDDEEKVKEKPRVRRSPEPPRRPPPQDDESSDSMDWGSNSSDSSSSSDDENRGATTFRERFLKRNTERDEDEERDRRKAKRREDRRDARIGKVKKDQADDGGEWETVRKGAATSDKPKMFAKDSDIDAALVVKKLGEISAARGRKRTDRRAQLELLHELRTVAAAHNLGDALQLKLRAATVAALFDYNPKVSDAMKPEYWSKLVENVDHMVTLLLAHEDMQLSENITEENEQLVTPPFMVRGCLLTALERLDDEFTKLLKECDPHSNEYVERLKDEVRVSALIDRVCQVVERDGTPQEICRAYLRKIDHLYYKFDPRAVRKDLPPGEETTIKKMEKFCKYIYAHDESDRLRTRAILSHIYHHALHDNWFQARDLLLMSHLQETVQHSDPSTQILYNRTMANLGLCAFRRGNVKEAHGCLAELMMTGKPKELLAQGLLPQRQHERSKEQEKIEKQRQMPFHMHINLELLECVYLVSAMLIEIPYMAAHEFDARRRMISKTFYQNLRASERQALVGPPESMREHAVAAARAMRRGDWRACLNFIVNEKMNAKVWDLMVGADNVRAMLGRLIREESLRTYLFTYAHVYASLSLRSLADMFELPRQRVHSLVSKMIINEELLASLDDPSECAILHRSEPTRMQALALQLADKVGNLVDSNERIFEKQGSFFQRGGGGGRGEGRQRERPREGWNRRTRNRRRDDERGDD
- the LOC110370874 gene encoding ubiquitin-conjugating enzyme E2 L3, with translation MAATRRLQKELNDIRQSGLKSFRDIQVDESNILTWQGLIVPDNPPYNKGAFRIEINFPAEYPFKPPKISFKTKIYHPNIDEKGQVCLPIISAENWKPATKTDQVIQALVALVNDPEPEHPLRAELAEEFLKDRKKFTKNAEEFTKKHSEKRPTD